In a genomic window of Thalassotalea piscium:
- the dapD gene encoding 2,3,4,5-tetrahydropyridine-2,6-dicarboxylate N-succinyltransferase, which translates to MSQLQNIIEHAFEERMNITPSTVSDEVKQAILDALSALNDGSARVAEKIAGEWVVHQWLKKAVLLSFRIWDNQVIDGAESTYFDKVPMKYSNYNQADFEADGVRVVPGASVRTGSYIGKNVVVMPSFVNIGAYVDEGCMVDGWATVGSCAQIGKNVHLSGGVGIGGVLEPLQAGPTIIEDNCFIGARSEIVEGVIVEEGAVISMGVYIGQSTRIFDRETGEVHYGRVPAGSVVVPGNLPSKFGTYSLYAAIIVKKVDAKTRAKVGINALLRSIDDE; encoded by the coding sequence ATGTCTCAGCTACAAAATATCATTGAACACGCTTTTGAAGAGCGAATGAATATTACACCTTCAACAGTAAGTGATGAAGTTAAGCAAGCTATATTAGACGCACTTTCAGCCCTCAATGATGGCAGTGCTCGCGTTGCTGAAAAAATTGCAGGGGAATGGGTGGTTCACCAATGGTTGAAAAAAGCAGTATTGTTATCTTTTCGTATTTGGGACAACCAAGTTATTGATGGCGCTGAGAGCACCTACTTTGATAAAGTGCCGATGAAATATAGTAATTATAATCAAGCAGATTTTGAGGCTGATGGTGTGCGTGTTGTGCCTGGAGCTTCTGTTAGAACAGGTAGTTACATTGGTAAAAATGTTGTGGTAATGCCTAGTTTCGTTAATATAGGTGCCTATGTTGATGAAGGTTGCATGGTAGACGGTTGGGCAACTGTTGGTTCATGTGCTCAAATAGGTAAAAACGTTCATTTATCTGGTGGTGTGGGTATTGGTGGTGTATTAGAACCCTTGCAAGCCGGCCCTACTATTATTGAAGATAACTGTTTTATTGGTGCGCGATCTGAAATAGTAGAAGGTGTAATTGTTGAAGAAGGTGCGGTAATCTCAATGGGCGTATACATTGGTCAAAGTACCCGTATATTTGACCGTGAAACAGGTGAAGTACATTATGGTCGCGTACCGGCAGGTTCAGTTGTTGTGCCAGGAAATTTACCCTCAAAATTCGGCACTTATAGCTTATACGCTGCAATTATTGTAAAAAAAGTAGACGCTAAAACACGTGCAAAAGTCGGTATTAATGCCTTGTTACGCTCTATTGATGATGAGTAA